In Aegilops tauschii subsp. strangulata cultivar AL8/78 chromosome 3, Aet v6.0, whole genome shotgun sequence, one genomic interval encodes:
- the LOC109768319 gene encoding bZIP transcription factor ABI5 homolog — MASEMSKDVKFSEEEVSSHPRVLEGEELTVAPARQSSIFALTLDELQYSVCEAGRNFGSMNMDEFMSNIWNAEEFQAATGGGLVGMEVAPVVGAGAGGGGADAGGSNLARQESFSLPPPLCRKTVEEVWAEINREPRPVHAQPQGARASQQPPVQPPVAANDRQGTLGEMTLEQFLVKAGVVRGSGAGGQAPVPVGMVHAQMNPVQQGQQPGPMMYPMAPANGMFQVMGDGMGFVPNGYAGMAVVPPPPPPQGGMGIVSPGSSDGRSAMTQADMMNCMGDGAMMENGGARKRGAPEDQSCERSIERRHRRMIKNRESAARSRARKQAYTVELEAELNHLKEENARLKAEEKTILLTKKQMLVEKMIEQSKENVNVKKGGTLSRRCGSCIW; from the exons ATGGCATCGGAGATGAGCAAGGACGTGAAGTTCTCCGAGGAGGAAGTCTCCTCGCACCCGCGCGTTCTCGAAGGCGAGGAGCTGACGGTTGCGCCGGCGCGGCAGTCTTCCATCTTCGCGCTGACGCTGGACGAGCTGCAATACTCGGTGTGCGAGGCAGGGCGCAACTTTGGGTCCATGAACATGGACGAGTTCATGAGCAACATATGGAATGCCGAGGAGTTCCAAGCGGCCACCGGCGGTGGCTTGGTGGGCATGGAGGTGGCTCCTGTGGTGGGTGCTGGTGCAGGCGGAGGTGGCGCAGATGCAGGAGGAAGCAACCTAGCCCGGCAGGAGTCGTTCTCCTTGCCTCCCCCGCTGTGCCGGAAGACGGTGGAGGAGGTGTGGGCTGAGATCAACAGGGAGCCCCGCCCGGTGCATGCTCAGCCTCAGGGCGCGCGAGCCTCACAGCAGCCTCCTGTCCAGCCACCGGTTGCGGCCAACGACCGGCAGGGGACCCTAGGCGAGATGACGCTGGAGCAGTTTCTTGTCAAGGCCGGCGTGGTCCGTGGATCTGGCGCCGGCGGCCAGGCGCCTGTGCCGGTCGGCATGGTCCATGCACAGATGAACCCCGTGCAGCAGGGGCAGCAGCCTGGCCCAATGATGTACCCGATGGCACCAGCCAACGGCATGTTCCAGGTGATGGGCGACGGCATGGGGTTCGTCCCCAACGGGTACGCAGGGATGGCCGTGgtgccgccaccacctcctcctcaaGGTGGGATGGGTATCGTGAGCCCCGGGTCCTCGGACGGGAGGAGCGCCATGACGCAGGCTGACATGATGAACTGCATGGGCGACGGAGCGATGATGGAGAACGGCGGCGCCCGGAAACGCGGCGCCCCGGAGGATCAGTCCTGCGAGAGGAGCAtcgagcgccgccaccgccgcatGATCAAGAACCGTGAGTCAGCCGCACGATCGCGTGCCAGGAAGCAG GCTTACACCGTGGAGCTTGAAGCTGAACTGAACCACCTCAAGGAGGAGAACGCTCGTCTGAAAGCTGAGGAG AAGACAATTCTGCTGACCAAGAAACAAATG CTAGTGGAGAAGATGATAGAACAGTCCAAGGAGAACGTGAACGTCAAGAAGGGTGGCACCCTCTCGCGGCGCTGCGGCAGCTGCATCTGGTGA